Part of the Pan paniscus chromosome 3, NHGRI_mPanPan1-v2.0_pri, whole genome shotgun sequence genome is shown below.
GTCAGGCTCATAGCTCTGGGCTTGAAACAAACAGCACGAGTCCAAAGTTTAGAGTTTgctatatttgcttttctgctaaTAGGataaaagataataatttttacagaaaaattaaaacctgCATCTTCTGCCCTACTCAGGACCTTTTCTCAGCCCCTGAGTCTCCTGCTCACCTTTGTTTCTATCCCCAGCACCGTGCCTTGTGGCCATAAGCACTTAATTGATATTTGTTTAAACGAATTCGCCCTGCCACAGTCGGCTAAGTGACAAAGCCTCTGAAACTACAGGTTTGAAGTGAactaaatatgaattttaaatgtaaCCATATTTCACTTCAATacaacaaaatttcaaaaaactgGAAGTTAATAGTCATAAAACTGAAGACTCAGCATTGCATTAGCACAGTGTCctttataattttaacaaattaCTAAAACAAATTTTAGAATACATGTCATTAAATCAACGTATGAGTCATATAAGAAATGTTCAATATAAATCAAACTTGAATGGGACCAACACAAATGCTTCCAAATAAACTCAAGTCAATAATAATTCACTGTCTCTTGTATGCAAAAATGAACTATTTTAGGACCTAATAAGACATAGAAATCGTAATCCCCACTGAAATGAATTTAGGATTACTAACTAGTAAACAAATATGACTGCTACCTCCTAAGTTACAAGTTACCCATGAAATTAGCAGGCTTTAGAAGTGGTTTAATATTACACAGTGATACAATCTAGGACATCTTAAGTTAAATGGCTTTTGAAAATGACTTAATGTTGTATTCTTTTGAAAAGCGCTTTTGATGGAAGAAATGGCTTTGATTGCTGCTTAGATACCACGATAAAGCATGAGATCACGGCATTTCATTAGATCCAAATTAGCTGGATGACTCTGAAGGTTTCTTAGGTGCTTACAAAAGAAGTCAGTCCTTAGAGAAATGCTGACAGCTGTGGCATTCTTCCTTCTTCAACTCCTGCATCCCACAAAGTTGGCTGCTTCACAGAATCGCATTAAGTAAGAAGCTAAGGAGTGAGAGAAATCAAGTTGCTTTCTGGACTTCCCATGGCACAAGTTACAGCTGTAGCCATTAAGCAGCCACCAGGGGACATAGAGCAACGCCCCAAGTAAAGGACTTGGGTTAGAAAGCAGTTCCATAAAGAGCATTAGCCAAGGTCAGCAGGAAGACCTCCAAGCAAGATCAGTCCAACATTATGGTAGTAGCAAATATCTTTCTGTATCACTGTGCCCCACATTTGAGAACAAATATTAGAACTCATATGTTGACAGAAAAAAAGCCTGTGTAAGTAGTAATTATGGTCCTCTCATATCAATATTGTTTACCAAAACTGGAATTTGACATACTAGGAAATCTCATCCCATGTCAGTTATTTTCAGAAAAGCAGGTAatcacagaaaatatttacaattcttGAGACACAATTTATCAGCTATAGACACTACACAATGATCCTACGTATATCAAAAAATACCCcaatgaggccgggtgtggtggctcatgcctgtaatcccaacactatgggaggctgaagtgggtgaatcatttgaggtcaggagttcaagaccagcctggccaatgtagtgaaaccccacctctattaaaaatacagaaattagccgggcatggtggtgggtgcctgtagtcccagctattcaggaggctgaggcaggagaatcacttgaacccgggaggcggaggttgcagtgagccgtgatcacgctactgccctccagcctgggcgacagagtgagattccatctcaaaaaacaaaaaacaaacaaacaaaaaaatccaatgaAAAGATTTATACCAACCAATGGCTACAGAATACATAAATTTAGTAAAGTCATATTTTTTCCATGTTGCTACTAGGATGATCTAAGAAGGAGATAACTAAATTTAGTCTTCATTCCAATcacacttaaaataaataaaggtaagaCATGATGCTGGACcagaatcttaatttttaaagccatttccaaaaacaaaataccTTCTTATAGTGAGATATTCCCATCTATATAAGAACAGGATGTTagaatgatattttatgtaatttcttCAAGACCAAATGggtattttctcctctttttttttcttccattgtaAGTTAAAAGAGAATCATAAATTCTACTCATTCCTCTATCACACGTAAATGTAAAAATGTCTGGATTTCTTTACTTTCAAGAGAATCTCATGTTCAGTGAAACCTGAATCAGTAAATCAGTAAATAACATTACATATataggtgtggggtgtgtgtgtgtttgtgtgtgtgtgtgtgtatacacacacacatttgacacatatatgcatgtgtatatgtatatgtgtatatatgtatatacacatatacatatatatgtatatgtgtatatatgtatatacacatatacatatatatgtatatgtgtatatacatatatacacatatacatatatatgtatctgtatatatacacatacatatgtgatTATAAGCTTTTGTTTCTGATAtcctagaagaaatgaaataatatttgctAAAGAGAAGGGAACTTCTTCCATTGATTCTCTTCTTTGGGCTCGGGGGTATTTTGATTGTTATATAAGTGCTGATACCATGATAGATATAATTAGGACCTCTATTGAAGGATGTTGCTTACATGCTGtcctgtgtgtgtacacatatgtcaTATGTGTACATATGATATACACAtatcacatatgtatgtatacacatatacatatatatacacatatacatatacacatacatatatgtgtcaAATGAAAAACATCAATATTTCTCTTAAGacatctattaatatttaatagatATGCTAAGGAACAATAagcttttctaaataaaaattaattaaaagttatGACAAATTAAGCATTATTTGAACAGCATGAGTCCTGGGAACCAAAGATGATCCACAAAAGTTATGAAAACCAAACTGAACATCACCAGCTCAAATGTGCCCAGGCATAGCAGGCACCACTGTAGTTACCACCATAAGTTGAGGAAGAACTAAAGTAGATGCTTCAGTTCAGCTGTCATATTAAAAACATACTCATTATAACCACATCCTCAGGGCCCATGCTGCTCAACTGTACAGCTTTTATAATACACATATGTAGGAATGAAACACAAGTCCTTTGCCGACCAAGTTATCTTCTGCTATAGTGAATCCTTCAGATTATAGCTATAAACAGCTTACCAAAGGACTCTTAAATTTAAGGTAAGtacaaattaaatttttctcCCTGCTTTTCATGTGTCCCATAGATGACAGTACCTCTGTTTTCAATGATAGTCCACTGTTAAAGAATATTGTTGCAACAGCAATGTAGGATACAGTTATTTCTGGCTTCAGTGgtcctaaaaagagaaaaaagagttaTTGTTAGAAAAGAATTTCAGTAGATAACTTGGCACAAAAGAAGAATCTatttgttcacacctgtaatcccagcactttgggaggccaaggcgagtagagcacttgaggccaggagttcaagaccagcctgaccaacatggcaaaacccagtctttactaaaaatacaaaaattagccaggcatggtggtgcatgcctgtagtcccagctccttgggaggctgagtgggaggattacctgagcccaggagacagaggttgcagtgagccgagatcacgccattgcactccagcctgggcaacaaagcaagactctgtctcaaaataataataataataacaataataataataataataacaacaacaacaataataataatctacTGCAGGACAACAAATGGTACTTTAGATATCAGTGTCACCCCTGGTGTCTTACTGTCCCAACAGAGGTAAGCATTTGTGTGATGCAGCCTAACTCCAGAGAGCATTTTCCAGAGGGCAAGGACCGTGGCTGTCTTGCTCAGCACAGTGTCTTCAGACCAGAAGAATAAAGAAGCACACAGGACAGCATGTAAGCAACATCCTTCAATAGAGGTCCTAATTATATCTATCATGGTATCAGCACTTATATAACAATCAAAATACCCCCGAGCCCAAAGAAGAGAATCAATGGAAGAAGTTCCCTTCTCTTTagcaaatattatttcatttcttctaggaTATCAGAAACAAAAGCTTATAATCACACATGCACTCAGTTCTGCCCAAGagtattcattctacaaatacttattgagcacttgctatgtgaatgagataatgcatataaagtacTTAATAATATATTGCTATGACcgtaattattattaaattgtgCTAGGCCCTAGAGATATGTGGTGACCCAGCCAGGCCTGGTCCCTGCCTTCCAGGAAATCCTCTCTGGAGTTAGGATGGCAGCATTCAAATGTGTTAACACTGCGAGAACAATACTTAAAAGTATCATTTGTGAGTGGATATAAGTATCATTTGTGACATGTACACAATTGGCTTGAAGACCTAACGTGCTAACAAAAAACaacattctttcaaaaaatgcagtcctgagaaaatgacattttatacCTATATAGCAGTGGTTCTCCAGCAGTAGAAATCTTACCCTCCATGGACATTTGaaaatgtttagaaatgttttttggttgtcataacttGGGGGATAGGATGTGCTACtaacatctagtgggtagagatcAGGAATTCTATTAAACATCTTGGAAGGCATAGAACAGCCCctccaacaacaaaaattatcatGTTCAAAATGTCAgtgtgccaaggctgagaaatcTTGGTacatgccaacatttaaaaacctAAGATCATCTCACATTTGGCATCCTATTCAGTCTTCTTGTACTAGATTAAATAGTGTCCCCCGACTCCCAAAATTCATGCccacccagaacctgtgaatgtcacatttttggaaatagggtctttgcagatgtaatcaagttaagatgaggtcttaTTGGATTAGGAGGGACATTAATCCAATAACCGGTATTCTTAAAAGatggaaatttggacacagacacatgcacaaggAAGATAGCCATGTGATGACAGAGGTGGAGACTGGAGTTATattgccacaagccaaggaacggCTGGCAACCACCACAAGCTAGAAGACTCAAAGGATTCTTTCCCAGATGTCCTTTGGAGGACATCTTGACCTCAGACTTCTggcttctagaactgtgagataataaatttctgttgtactGAGCCACCTGGTTCATGGTaatttgttgtggcagccctaaGAAACTAATACACTCACTTAAGCAAAACAACAGGACAACAATCATGGCTCCTCCATAGCCTGAAACCCTCCACTTGTTCGATATATGGACAGAAGACCAAGCTCAGAAAAaatcaccatatatatatatatatatatataatataatatataattaattatatattatgtatataacataatatataattaatatatattatgtatataacataatatataattaatatatattatgtatataacataatatataattaatatatattatgtatataaacataatatataatataggatacaataatgtacataatatataatatacataatatctcAAGGCCCCTCTGagagagaatatatattatatataataatatattttatataatatataatacattatttaacataatacataatattatctatatatagagagagatgacCTACTATGTCTTAGGCATTTGTAGTACAAcaatgaataaaagaaacaaagatttcctcaaatgctgtaataaattatttaatatgccTGGCATTTACACAAATCATTTTGCTGAGAcctaagaaaagggaaagaaagggagaaggcaAGTGCAAAAGGCATTACATTTGGGGGCAGTGAAGGCTGTTCAAAAACTTTTATAAGAGGTACATTATCTTTATATTTGTTAGTGAATCTGTCTCAGCAGCTCACACAGGTAATATTTCTTCAGCAGCTAAGCAAGGTGATTCAGGAGCAGATTTTAAAGTCAAGGAATCTGGCTTGCTTGGGAAGTAGAAGTTTCCCAGGAATTTTAAATACCCTGGTCTCCAATAGTTCCTCTTCCCTAAGCTAGCTACCTTAACGTAGAGAGAGTCACCTGGTATCTTCAACTGTAAAAGAAGCATATTGGcttaaaacactttaaatattccCCTCCCACTCTTAACATTCTATTATAATTAAACAAAGGAATGAATTATCCTACATTAAAGACAGAAGGACTAGTGAAAATAGGAAATGGCATTTCTATGATACAATAATGTACCAAAATATTAATAAGCAGAGTCTATGGAACACATAAGTTTGCAGAATCTATCTCATACATGCCACTGCAGAAAAGCCCCACGGAAATGATTCAGCATTCAACACCTTTCTTCCCACAGAATATTTAGGAATGCAAGGTAAAAGATATTTTGCCAAACTTAGCCCCTGCAGATTTAAAGTTAAAGATCATACATCCTCTGTAATTTCATCTCAAAACTGAGCAAATAAGAGATCTAACACGAGAAGCGATAGCTAGTGAAGTATGCATTGCAAATCAGGCAAAGGTACTCTAAGTCTTACTATTCATTTAGCTCCGGGGATAGGGGGGTCTTCATTTGACAGACCTGATCTTCACAAGAGTTTCCCAAAAGTTCACAGAGCAGCAGTGTTAAAGAAGAAACTATTACCATCAATCAGAGGGAGAAACCACCAGGAATAACTGCTTTATTCTCATAGTTACATATTCTACACATTTTGTTCTAAGTTGAATACAgaagaacataattttaaaacaaacaatcctTCATCTCCACAATTTTGGTTTAAataattccttttaaaatgttcccGGAAGCTACTTCTAAACAGAGTAATGGGGTGGACGTTAAGGGGAGAAGGGACCACTACTGTTCTCCTAAGAGATCATTTCATTCACTTCCATCATGttttaacaaaaagataaaaataacttcaaatatCCTCCTGAGCGCTTCCTACTATGAAAGATTGTGCCTGTTCACCTCTATCCTTATTTGCTCCGGTTGCATGAGTTAGGTATTAAACCTGTCAATAAGCTTGGAAACTGACAAACAAGGTCAAAAAGACAAGCGAATTGAATAAATTCAATTAATGTTTATGAAAAGTAGTACAAGATTGTCTAAAGGTGTTGGGGGGGGCATAAAAAACTAATATTTCTAATGTTCCCACCAGTGCCCATCATCTCCAGTACAAAGCTCCCACTATTCAGAGATCTAAGTATGCTTTCAGTCCATCTACATTTCCTTGCCAAAACacacactacactacactacacatAGTCTAACAGTCTGTATCTGTTAGACTGCTAGAATAGCAACTGAATCCCGGCAGCACACGGAAGTATGCTGTAATGAAGTGCCCTGTAATGAAAGAGTGCAACGTGTCAGTCGGCTTGGGAGTTTCTGGAGCGCCAGCAACTACAGCAAATCATCACTCTCCAACATGTGGGCCATAAAATCTGAGTTGGGGGCGGAGGTgtcccttttcttgtttttcctccacttttttttttaatgtgggggCGGGGAGGACTCGAAAGTAGACTCGATAATGAGGTCCACTCCAAGATAGATACGGAACTCTTAGCAACCTAGATTCCCTTGGGATAGGATGCTACTTTGAAGGCAAGAGGAGTAAGTTTCATTCTCTGTAACCTCACTTCTTGACACTCAGGATAGTCATTGTTTGTCTACGGAAAAGGCTACCTGCGCTCAAATTCCTTTGCCTCGTTCCTAATTACAAGTTCCCTCTGGGGTTGGTAAATTAGAAAATCAGCAAAAGGGCCAAAGGCTGGTCAGTGCCCCCTAAAATTGGCAAGCGCTTGCAATGAGGGTTGCCCCACCTTTCCAAGACTCACAAATTAGTTCTGAAGTGGGAGCCGCGGTGGAGCCGACAGAGGTGCAGCACTTACCCCCATTCACCCCTATGGACGGCTCCAGTTTAGCTCCAGCGATCGCCAGCACTATTCCGACCATGAACCAGTCTTTCCTCATTCTCTCCAGCAGCCTCATATTTGTTAGGGTGGgtgggttttgtttatttgtttggctttttttcttttcaagctcCGATCACCTAATCCTTGGAGCGTCTCCACACTTTCCTTGGTCCCTCCAGACATGCAGCAGAGCAAGTCAAATTGCCGATTGTAAAGTAAAGACCTGGGGGTTGCTCCGGCGGCTTTGAGGAGGGTTGGGAGTAGTAGTAGCCAGTGACAGGAAAGTCTCACTGAGCGCCGCCATCACTACCACGCGCCTCAGAATACACGCGCACCAACGCCCCCAGCGCCTCTGGCCGCGGGCTCGCAGGTGCAGATGCTTTGAAATGAAGAACTTGGACCAGGCCGACAAACGTGGGCGATCCGGCAAGGGAGGCTGGCCGCCGGATGGGGCTGACAAGCCCACCGCTGTCGAGACCTGCGGAACCTTCTGAATGACGAGGGGTCGGGGAGAGCGTCGTAAGGCGCCACAGCCAGCAAGCCTCACTGACTGTCCTTTTCTAACAAACCTTTAGGCACAGCCACCCACCCTTCTGGAGCATATCTCCATGGAGAGCCTCTCTTTTGCTGTGCCATGACTCCGCGGGCAGGGCTGACGTGTGCTTGGGGCAAGGGATTTCTCCGTTGAAGCT
Proteins encoded:
- the SLC10A7 gene encoding sodium/bile acid cotransporter 7 isoform X6; the protein is MRLLERMRKDWFMVGIVLAIAGAKLEPSIGVNGGPLKPEITVSYIAVATIFFNSGLSLKTEFADSRLHASACVFCSDFNQGSWWK